The genomic stretch actgTATACTGTGTATGCAATAAGCTTtgtggctccccctagtggtgcctgCAGACAGAATTTTATCATATAACTATGTttctgcaggggatttggagctctgtatcacaaGTTCTGACTAGTATAAACATATATTGAGGAAGAAATTCTAAATGATGATTAATGGTGGACATTCACTTTAAAGTACTGACCTGCCATGAAAACCATTCAGTATAATCCATTTGGAGAAAAAGAGGTATATATGTTTGTATCTCCTAAGATATGTGTATGTATTAAATATGTCCTAGCATGAAGAATATAACATATAGTGTTACATATGATCTTAGTATGACCGTAAATATTATGAGGTCACTTAGTGGACTGGTTGTCACGTTTCATCAGGACCTGCTTAAAGAACAAGTTTCACTGTATCATCCCTGAATAAGGTTCCTGTAATGTCTACCATATAGACAGACAAGGCGGCTGCTTTGGGATCTGCTGAAAGACTGAGACCCGAGATCATGTTAACCCTTTCCCATCTATACGAGGATCCTCctccgcatgctgcggtattttctcaggccaaataccgtaagagtgactgaactgaagacatcctgaagcatcctgaacggattgctctccattcagaatgcattaggataaggcctcatgcacacgaccgttgttgtgttccgttccgcaaaatggggttccgttgttccgtgatccatttccgtttttgtttctgtgtgtctttctttatttttggaggatcaccagacatgaaggaaagtaaaaaaaaatctaagtcaagtttgccatgcaaatgataggaaaaaaacggaacgcgcggacgcggatgacaatcttgtgtgccgccgcatttttttcacggtcccattgacttgaacgggtccgcgaaccgttttccatggaaaaaaataggacaggttatatttttttgacggactggaaccatggacgcggatgacaaacagtgcacaagccgagttttcgacggacccattgaaagtcaatgggtccgcagaaaatcacgaaaaaaggaacaacggacactgaatgaaacaacggtcgtgtgcatgaggcctaaaactgatcctgttttttttccggtattgagcccctaggatggaacttaataccggaagactttaacgctagtgtgaaagtaccctgacagGGGTTAAGGTTGACACTTTGTAACATTACAGGGGATTGAGCTTGATACTTTGCAATGTTAAAAGGTTGATgttaactcttttttttttttctctttggagACTGATTCATTGAACGTTACAATTTTATAGTCAGAGATTCTTCTGTAACCGGAGGAGATCACTCAGAATGCAAATAATGAACAAGGAAATCTGACTGTTCCTGCATTTGATGATAATTGAGCGGACAAGACGCGGCAGTATCCATCGTGATGCGATAATAAATCATTCAATCGAGTGGCCACACCTCAGAAATTCCAGTAAAATCCACCTTATTAGTCAGATCCTTAATCCTCAATGTTGCAATGTGTTTTTGGCCACCCCAATGTGAAAGTGTCTACAGTAACTGACCCCCAAACTGAGAAGTGCACCCCTACACCCACACAGGAAATGGCCATGCCCCTGTTGGTGTAAGACCTCTGCCCATAGGTGTAACTATCAGGGTGGCAGACGGACAAGGCAGCTACTATGGGGCCCAACTCTCAAAAAGTAAGGCTGGTGATTCTTATGGAAAAAGTAAATGGGACCCCATTCCAAGATCCTTGCCGTGTGCATTATTCCAgttctgtgacatcattgtgattTCCttggctgtgatgtcactgtgtgattATCCTTGACACCATTATGTGAAGTATGCTTATGCTATAACATGACAGTGTGCatgatccctgtactgtgacatcactgtgtgcattatttcaATGCTGTCATATCACTATGtgcatcatccctgtactgtgacatcactgtatgcattattaTTTCAATGCTGTCatatcactatgtgcattatccctgtactgtgacatcactgtgtgcattatttcaATGCTGTCATATCACTGTGTGCATGATCCCTGTCTTTGACATCACTGCATATTATTCTGCTATTATGACATCACTCGGCATATAATCCAtgcattgtgatgtcactgtgcaccTTATCCcactacagtgacatcactgaacaTTGCCGAGTAGAACCCAACTTCAGACTTTGTTATTCGCCCCATGCCTACAGGTGACGCCCATGCCCACACTTGCTGATGGTTCTGCTGGAAAttatgtctttgggggtgcagttTATTGTTGTGTCAGAAAAAAAGAACCCCCCTGGGCAAGAACATGCCAGATACATCGACTGTCATTGACTGGAAATTAATGAAGTAAGCAGCATGTACAATCGGTAATCAGTCTCACAAAATCGGTTAGAAACCAAGGTCTAACATTTGCAACAATATAGAATACAACAAGCAAGGAAGGATACATTGTTTCATATGATTGACAGGTTAACTCGGGGCACCCGTGATCCCAGAGAAGTTGATTTTTATTAAACGTTCCTTGGAAATGTAAATTCAACGTCTCAGGAAACCTAATGTGTCGGTCTCCGAGTGCACGTAGAGAGAGGTGTGAACCTTTGCTGTAGCTCTCTGATCATTGAGGTTCATGAGTTTTGGAACTGGGATGGTTCTGAGAAAGACTTTGGCACCTTGTCTATGGCACCTGCTGGCACAACTGGCAGCCCACCATCAACCAGCCCACTTTCAAAACTGTCAGTGACCCTACGTGTAGAAATACAGACATTGTGAGAGTAGACGGCAGCGTGAGGGGATCGCCTGGACAGTAAACTACTGGCCGCGCTGCTTGCGTTCCTCCTCGGTGTTTGGATAATATAGGTGGCACTCTGGGTCACCTCGAATCGTGGGGGCTCCAGCAATCATCTTCCCAGTATTGGGGTTGACACACCAGCATTCTCCTCGCTGACCATTCAGGGACATCTTACACTGTGGAAGGAGATGGGAGAAGTAAAAGACAATCACTGCCAGAAAGAACAGATGTTACAGAGACTTTACTAGGGTCTATGCACTTTATACTATgtacttaaagaggttttctgagctTATAGAAAATACTAACTATACAATATTTGTCTGAATGATAAGAAGTTGATGCCATCAAAGTTCAGAAgtaaacatttttacattttactgcCCACTTCTGTGCAGCACAGTTGTTTTTATGCTGCCAGGGCTTGCTCTGGTTGGAACTACCATTTAGAAGACTGCTCTCACTGACATTGGGGGAATtttttaagactggcattttatatGCAGTTCTTAATGTGAAGCCCACTGAggtaagatgtgcctaatttagtaGGAGTATGGTCGTGTAACTACATCTGGGTCTGTCTCAgacagtatattagtaagtgaTTTATTTTACTCCATGTAAATCATTTACACGCAAATTGGTTGTGGTATTcccaagaaaatatatttttttcatgcaaATGATGGGATTAGTGCAGGCCTAGCCCCTCGTTGCACCTTGGATCCACAACTTTCCATGCTGGCCCcaccccttggtgcactgaagccctcatttgccgaaaaataataaaagtctTGTTTTTTCTCAGGAACACCACAACCGGTTTTTGAAAGAAGGGAAGCATTTTAATCAACTGGACCAACCCTACCAGGTAGTATCAACAGTGCGATAagattgatcctgctgacaggtttcATTGAGTAATGAAAAGAGTTGCAAGTTTCTAACATACATAATGGTTCAATTTCAAGATctatgtttgctgtcagtgaacaggaACCTTCATGTTTACATCCAGAAGCTTAAAGCCTACACAGATCTAACAGTGAGAGGTGGACACCATTCTGTTTTGTGGACCCCAGGCTGAGGCATTTTACCATACACTGTACTGTGAGAGGTTTTTAGTCTGTGCTGATTTTTTAGGCATTAACAAGAATGCTCCCATTCaccaacagcaagcagagatcttgcaaaAGCAAATACATTGAATCAAAATCTATTGGAAGTTGCAGAACTTATGCAGTCAATAAGCTTTACTCAAATACGTCAGGTGATTCCGGCCGGCGCTCACCTGTTTAAGGTTGAACAGGCCACTCTTGTCGCAGTTGGGGATATGAAGGGCGTACAGATGCTCCAGCGGCCCTCTCTCATCAGGGAGGTTCATGGATGAAATCCTCTCCAAGACCTGATCCAACTGCTGCTGACAGAGACTCTGAAAAATGAGGGGAGGGTGTAAGATTTGCAGCACATCAGCCACTGGTATCATGTGCACTCAGAGATAGCTACCTGGTCGTatactgatgacatcaccaaaccaTTACTTCTTGGTTTTACCTAccatgatacattgtaacaagccatcAGCTGTGTCCCCTTCTGACCACCTGACCCACGTTGTGTCCTCACTTCACCATCTTCCCTTAGTGATGGGGTTCATCAGAGAGAGACCCTTTTTTATACCATAACTATGAGCCACACATTGATAGCTGACTCTACAGGAACCCTGGCAGAGATATTGGGTGGCTCTCCTCCTATCTCTGTGTGGAGGAAGGGACCTGACCACATTTCATTCTACTGGTACCATTTGTCACTCCTCCCCTAGGTttccactgccacttccattatGTGACCACCATACTGATCACTCAAGGTGGAGATGGGCCCCTCGGAGCTGCTTGTCCTTGCTGTAGTATAACCCTAGTGTCTCACCCTCTGTCTTGGGTTCTTCTTCTCGTCATGAGGTTTGTTGGTTTTTGATCGGTGATGTTCATTGGCTCTTCCACGGTTCACAGCATCTTCCTTTACTGGAGGTCTCAATGGTCTTCTTGGTAAAATATCTGTCACCATCGGTCCAGCATTGTCCAACAAGTTATTGTCCACGAGCATGTTGTCTGAGCGCTCCTCCAGCATATCTGGTAGAAGAAGACATCTCAGTAAGGCTCATACATTGTCCCTACCATAGTCCCTACTACTGTGCAGATCTGATTCAGTAAATCACATCTAAGTATTCTACATACATACAATGCCAAGCAGCTGGTGACCTGTTAGTATTTACAGTACTCACTGCGGGTACATGATGAGGGGCAAATAAAACAAAGCAATATCCACATAGGACAAAGCTCAGGTGCAGAAAAAAGTATCCAAAAATGTAGAATGTCCTCAACATAGACAACAATCTTAGCCTGGAGCATATGGCGAGATCACTGGTTGTCACGGTCACTCCCAGGCTAAGGGTTTAGGAttcattaggtggtgaccttttcatTTCCCTAGCTTCTAGGCCAGATACCTTCAACCCCCTAACCCCCACCCcttgtgtttggtgtggtgtttcctcCCACAACTCGTCGTCACACTGGGCCCCGTTCCAACACCATTCTGTTCTAAGGTTTAAAACTCTGTGCTgatttattttataatatatctgtatagaggAGCGCTGTGTTCTGACTCAATAAGTTATATAATTCATGCTAacgggagctcactacatatggatttatacagccaccactagagggagctcactatatacagattatatagtcaccactagagggagctcactacatacagattatatagtcaccactagagggagctcactacatacagattatacaggcaccactagggggagctcactacatacagattatacagccaccactagagggagctcactacatacagattatacagccaccactagagggagctcactacatacagattatacagccaccactagagggagctcactacatacagattatacagccaccactagagggagctcactacatatggatttatacagtcaccactagagggagctcactacatacagattatatagtcaccactagagggagctcactacacacagattatacatccaccactagagggagctcactacacacagattatacagtcaccactagagggagctcactacatacagattatacagccaccaccagagagagctcactgcatacagattatacagccaccactagggagagctcactacatacagattatacagccactactaggaagagctcactacatacagattatacagccaccactagagggagcttactacatacagattatacagccaccactagagggagctcactacatacagattatacagccaccactagagggatcttactacatacagattatacagccaccactagagggagctcactacatacagatacagccaccactagagagagctcactacatacagattaaacagccaccactagagggatctcactacatacagattatacagccaccaccagagggagctgactacatgcagattatacagtcaccaccagagggagcttactacatacaggttatacagtcaccactagagggagctcactacatacagattatacagtcaccaccagagggagctgactacatgcagattatacagtcaccactagagggagctcacttcaTATAGATTTATACAGCTAGTCTTTAACAGTGTAGATCTGCATGCCTTGAGCTCCCCCTATTGGTAGCTGTGTCAGGGGAATAAGTTCTTCGCACATGAGCGCCAGGTCAGTCACAAGCTCCAAATTTATAGTAACTTGGAACACACttggaatatacagtatatacatacaaATCTCATtttccagcatgcacacttgcttagaaATTCTTGGAcctcccatagaactgaatggagcatgctaggagttgtagtttcacaacagcttgtgctgaaggttgctgtcccatgacttaggctacattcacacatgaAAATTTTTAACAGTCACTACATGTTTGTTTAAGAACAATCGTAGtgtatggggctattcacacaaaaaaatagaacatgttctatcctgTCCATTATCACTGACCAACAGCCCTCATAAAATTGAATGGCGCCGTTTTTTAACGCCCGTTTCTTATAAAGACCCTAGTTAAAAAAATCCAGTTTTGCAGATTTTAACTAACATAGTGTGAATGTAGGCTTAGACCACGGTGATCTATTGATTCCTACATTGTCCATTCCCTGGCGGCCCAGCCCTATATAAAATGACCACTGAGGTCCGGTTCGCATTgacattattatatattttttttttaaatcagatatttttttaataaacaaGTATTCAAaatagagagaaagaaaaaacaaaaaaagaaataaagggATGGGTATATACAATCAAAGATGGCATTCAGAAAATTGTCAAGGCTTTTTCCATAATTATCATTCCCAATCCCGGTCCTGTATGTGCAAACTGAGAACCCATGCGCAACTCCGAAGTCACTCCCCTCCTCACAGCCAAGGCAATCATAAGCCAAACTATGCCGCATTGATCCTATAAGACACCCACTTGTCCCAGATTTTTGTGAACTTGGCCAAGCACTGCCTTGTAATATATACTCATATTTCCAGATGAAGAATCTCAGccattctgttaaaaaaaatcagcCCTAAGAAGGGGGCTGGGGTCTAAGCCAGTAGCTAGCAATTAATTTCCTGGCCTGGAAGGCGCAAACTGCAATTTGAAATGTCCAACAGTCCCGACACACACGTCCTCGGACCAGGCGGGACCACAATGTGATAAGCATCTTTAATACAGGTTAGCACGCCTGTCCAGAAATTCCGAGGTTCCGTACACTCCCGAAACATGTGTATCAGGGGAGCAGGACTTTTGGGTGGGGCAGGAAGCATCATTCCTAACCCCGATCCTGAACAGAAAGGATGGAGTCCGGTATTCTCTGTGAACAAGAAGTAATGGGACATACGCCGGCCTTCGCAGACGGATAACTGAGGTGTTAGCGCCAGTATGTCTTCCCATTGATCCTCTGATATATAACCAACCTCCCTCTCCCATTTTTGTTTGACCACCAAGGAGTCACGCCTCACAGATTTCACGACCACCAGATTCCTGTAAATGGACGATATTGGTCCATTCGAGGAGCCACAGGTGAGAATCCGTCGCAGCAATGGGACTGTTGTACATGTAAGCGACATAGATTTTGCCTGTACCTGGAATGCATGTTTCAattgcaaaaattgaaaaaaggccGTATGAGGAAGCGCAAACTCTTTCCTGAATTGTTCAAATGATTTAAACACACCATCTCTTTGCAGTTGATACAAGAACATCGCGCCCTTCCGTTCCCATGGGGAGAACCCCCGTATAGACAGCAAGTCCCGACATTGATGCCAAACCTTAGATATCAAATTAAGTGTCGGGTGTCCCGCCAACTTGTCAGAGAGACCACTATGTTCTGGTAAGCCTATAGGGGTTCATTTTCTATAATGTGGGCTATCAGCCTTGCAGATGCATTGTCCCCAGGGGTCCTCCTCCAACCCCTCAATTGCTGCAGTTGGGAGGAAATACAATATAAGCATGGATTAGGAATAGAGAGACCCCCTGAACTGGGAATGAAAATTAAGGTGGGTGATCTGGGACGGAGGAGATAAGAGACCTTATTCCACTTTGTAAAGTATCCAACCGAATCTTGGTCCTTTTTTTGCGCCAAATCAGACTTCTGAATAACCCTTGTATTCTAAAAAAGCTCAGTTGTGGGATCCAAACAGGAGAGCTATGTCAGACATACATAAGTATCATCTTAAGGAGGTTACACCACGCTCTGATCTTTTCAGACACGCTGTTTAGGAGTGGCTCCACATTATGTTTCACGTTTCAGCGGGGGCCGGGTCCAGCCGAAACAGAATGGACTTGTCCAGACCAGTCTCCAATGTCTTGTGTAAGAGACATTAATGGGCCTAACGACCCCTCCATATCCCCCACATATATGAGCATGTCATCCGCATATAGGGAGACGCGTTCCTCTCTGACTCCCACTGGGAACCCCGCAATTCTATTAGATGATCGAAGCAGGTATGCAAGTGGCTCAATTGCAATGGCTAATAAAAGAGGGGATACCTGACGGGTACCCCTCCCCAACTCAAAGGCTTCCGATGTACCACCGTTACCTCTAACCCTAGCTGTGGGACTGCAATATAGTAGTTGAACCCAGGAAATAAAAGTATCCCCGAATCCCATGACTCTTAACACCTCTCATGCCATTCAACACTATCGAAGGCTTTGGCGGCATCAAGCAATAGTATAGCCCGACTTCCTGCAGATTCCGAACGCCTCTGGACATTCGCATTGGCGTTATTGGATTCTGTTATAGGTTccattataacagaatataacggaattctaggACGGAAGGAgctttgctccgtcctaatacatgtcgACAGGACTACTTTTTCCATCATGTATAACGGAAACAGACGGAACTGTTATTTAGCCCCATAGACATGTAGGAGAAAAATCACCCAACTAAATTGCTATAGTCAAAGCTATGTATTATCGGCGGTAACCGTATCTCAAATCACAATTCACGCAAGTGGATACCCacaattaaaacttaacatttaattaaATCTACGTTAAACGATGTGGGCCCATGAATCaaaaattatttctttttttcatttattcctttttattcccccccccccccccatctgaacATCACTGAAAATCTGTGGagagacctcaaaagagcagagcGTGCAAGACGGCCCAAGAATCTCACAGAATTGGAAGACgtctgcaaggaagaatggatgaaaatcccacAAACAAGAACTAAAAAGACTCTTGGCTGCTAGAAAAAGTGCTGACAAGCTTTGATACTCGCCAATGGGGCGCTACTAGGTGCTAACCATGCAGGTGGCCCAAAGTTTTGCTTCGGGCCCTTTtaatttttagttgttttttttatgtaaaagatgaaaagaaaaagaaaaagtttttttctgaaaatACAAAAGGtcatgtgtcatctttaactttatgccttttaaaGATCAATTCTAGGGATgcgcgaacttctgttttcaggtttggcgtacaaggttcgggttatctaagaattccgccaTGGATTCCgccaccacggaccataacttatggtagacgaatccataacggaattcttagatatcccAAACCTTGTTCACCAAACTTGacaacagaagttcgctcaacactaatcatttcatcttcaatttgagtaaaaggggctgtccaaggtatttttattgatgatgacctattctcaggataggtcatcaatatcagatcggtgggggtccgacacccggcaccgccgccgatcagctggttgaagagaaggccgcgctCCGTGCccgcactgccttctcttcattgtttatctgCTCTCCATTGTAACAGCAGCAGCGAGATTACAAGaagccgctccattcacttccatggtgGCTCTGTAGTATACATTTGAATAGGAACCAGCCGtcacactgaagtgaatggagcggcttCTTGTAATGATGCTGCTCGCTGCTGCTGTTACAATGGAGAGCAGATAAACAATGAAGCGAAGGCAGCGTGGGGAACGGAGTGCGgctttctcttcaaccagctgataggCGGAGGtgccgagtgtcagacccccgccaatctgatattgatgacctatcctgaggatagttcatcaatagtaaaaagctgacaacccctttaactatatacactgctacagatggatctggatagattggaggcttggggagagaagtggcagatgaggtttaacactaacaaatgtaaggttatgcacatgggaaggaataatgcaagtcacccgtacatactaaatggtaaaacactgggtaacactgacatggaaaaggatctaggaattttagtgaacagcaaactaagcagtaaaaaccagtgtcaggcagctgctgccaaggccaataagataatgggttgcatcaaaaggggcctagatgccggtgatgagaacatagtcctaccactttacaaatcactaggtcagaccacacatggaggactgtgtacagttctgggctccagtgaacaaagccaacatagcagagctggagagggtccagaggagggcaactaaagtaataactgaaatgagggcaactacagtaccctgaaagattatcagcattagggttattcactttagaaaaaagacgactgagaggagatctaattactatgtataaatatatcaggggtcagtacagggatcactcccatcatctatttatccccaggactgtgacaaggggacatcctctgcgtctggaggaaagaaggtttgtacacaaacatagaagaggattctttacggtaagagcagtgagactatggagctctctgcctgaggaggtggtgatggtgagttcactataagagttcaggaggggccgggatgtatttctggagtgcaataatattacaggccaggggcgtagataaaggctcatgggccctgtggCAAGTATTCAGTTTGGgttccttccctcagtgcttgttggcaaggggcaggggagcacatagccttcctgctgccagaggcaaacattgaaagggcaccccccccccccccccctcccccatgcctcatgccaaattcttgaccccttccctccagtcagaggtgtaaattgaccagcatgcactttctataataccagtgtcttatgtggcacaagggtctttgggccccccttcaggctcctgggcccggtagcaactgctacctctgcaccccctatagctacgcccctgttacaggctatagctactagagaggggtcgctgatccagggagttattctgatgcctgattggagttgggaaggaattttttggcTTCagctggcacagtttttttttttgccttcctctagatcaactttcaggataacaggccgagctggatggacaaatgtcttttttcggccttatgtactatgttactattcacaataagggctcatgcacatgtgcccatgctgtggaccgcaaatagaGGTCCGCAATGCccaggcaccagccgtgtgcccgCTGTTCATGGATGTGCTTAAGCTCTCCTTAATGCTTCTCTGGACTTccagaatgggtctgcatccatgatacgGAGAGCACGCggctggtgcccgtatattgcagatccACTGTTTGTGGTGCGCCATATGGGCACAGGCCACACATGAGCCCTAGCAGTAATTgcgaccaggggtgcccaaacttttgcatgtcaCTGGAATATAACTGATCTAGAGCACGGCTTTCATTCTCCCTCTGCCATACTGGGAGGAAGAACATGCTGACTCAGATACAATGTGTCAACGACTATATAATAACAATGTATCATTGTCTATGTAATAACGTGTCCATGTAATAAGCATTTAGCAACAGACGAGCAGATTCGTACATGTCCCCCTGTGTCCACGACTCGCAGGGGGGGATCGTATATCTGGAGGGCACTGTTGTCCCAGTCACATTAGGTTAAATAAACTCTTTCACAATGTCTCAGCGGCTACAATTTCCCCAAGACGCGGCATTTCGTTATAACCTTCCGACCCAGATTCCGCTAAACCATGCCGAAATAGTCAGGATTATAAGGACATTACAAGTTACAGGGGGTTCTATCGGGTCATATCACATAAGTAACCCTATAATATGCTTTGCCTTCCCATAGGGTACACAGCTGGTGACTTAAGGGTCCATAGCAATCGGGGGTGGGGTGTGTGGTATAACTGAGGGGCACCAGTAAAGGTCCAATAGTAAACATGCATTATATAGTCAGTATCTGCAAAATGCAGCATACTGAAAAAGATATATACATGGAAACTGTCAGCATGCTGCTGTCGATGGATATGTGATATTTGCCTCTCTTTAGTACTTTGAGCCCTGTTGCGGGTCAGATTGCTTCCCTCCAATAGCCAGGACTAGTGAGTGCGCTCAGCTGTTTCCATGGCTCTGAGTGCGCTCAGCTTTTTCCATGGCTCTGAGTGCGCTCAGCTGTTTCCATGGCTCTGAGTGCGCGCTCGAGCCAGTGAGAGTTCCCCCATTCTGCTGATCATGATGGTCACAGCAGTCAGACCCACACCTGGTTCATTAATACCCAATAAAAATATTATGTTTGTATGTTTgctgcttgctgatggtttccagcatacatttttctttttacattgAATAGAATAGAAATGGAGtaaagaaatacatttttcatagtgtagggatatgCTGTGTTTTGTATTTCCAATATAGCCAATGAAAACTGAGTGAGAAGCTGCCCATATAGACTGGTTATATGAGGACGAGACAACCCTGTGTGCAGCCCCTGGGGTGAATATTTGCCATGAAGATCTCCATAGACTATAACAGTGagggtgaaccttttagagaccgagtgcccaaagcTGCAACCCAAAACTCACTTATTTCTCCCGAAGTGCCA from Bufo gargarizans isolate SCDJY-AF-19 chromosome 8, ASM1485885v1, whole genome shotgun sequence encodes the following:
- the IGFBP2 gene encoding insulin-like growth factor-binding protein 2, encoding MHHPGHLLLLLVSVCAPSAAEVLFRCPQCTPERLAACPAASARTPCAELVRAPGCGCCSVCARLEGESCGVYTARCAAGLRCYPSPGAELPLQALVQGQGTCAKRRDADYGGSQERLTDMLEERSDNMLVDNNLLDNAGPMVTDILPRRPLRPPVKEDAVNRGRANEHHRSKTNKPHDEKKNPRQRSLCQQQLDQVLERISSMNLPDERGPLEHLYALHIPNCDKSGLFNLKQCKMSLNGQRGECWCVNPNTGKMIAGAPTIRGDPECHLYYPNTEEERKQRGQ